The Chlamydiota bacterium genome includes the window AGGGAAACTGATTCCTAAAAAAGAAGTTGCGCTCACCCTCGATTTAAGTGCGGGAGGTCTTTTATTTCGATCCGCTGATCTCATTGCAGTTAATTCAGAAATAGAGTTCGATCTTTCTCTTCCTCATATCAAAGATCCCATTCATTTAAAAGGTCGTGTCGTCCGCGTTGAACCTGCGCTTAAAGCTGGAATCTATAACATTGCTGTTCAATATATCGAGATTTCTGAAAATGATCGAGTCGCCATTGACCAATTTTGCACCGGAAAAAATCCTTCTAAATAAATCATCCAGGGACATTGATCTTTCCGAATTACACTCCACTTCATCATCAAAAAATCGCTTAGGTAAAAGCTTACATGCTATTTGCAGTCACTTCTAAAGTTTGGCGGATACTCTCAAAATTATTTCGGACCGGTTTAAATCCTTTAGGTGGAACGACTCTTCCATTTTGATCTAATAAAGCTTGGGCCTCTCCATCAGAAATCCCAATATTTCTTATGGCTAGAAGAAAATCGTCTCGATCCATAGAATATAAAACCGTCATGAGCAACTGTTCAAACTCAAAATTTTTATCACCATAGACGGCATGAACTCCAATCTCTGGTCTCCTTAAATAAGGGCCATAAAGGTCCCAATCCTCTTCATGTCCAATAACAAATATTTGCTGAGTCATATCAAGAGATTGCCCTGAATAAAGCCTTTCATGAAAACTTTTAATAGCAGCGATGAGACGTTCCCCAACTTCCCCTTCTCCTGATGAAACATCTAAAATATCTTTTTCTTCAAGACCATATTTTTTTCTGGCCTCTTCCCGTAAAGTTAAAGACCGATCTTTACCTATCACATCAAAGAAAATAAATTTCACTTTATTTTTATATTTTTGTTCCAATATTTTTTTAGTTCTTATTACTTCCAAAGCCCGATCTGGATCCTCCAACATTTTCAAGCTCACTGGGAAATAAACAGGGCGATTATCCTTATCAAGCCACCCGCTTACTTGATCCATAAATCCTTTTTTCATTCTCCTTAATTTTTCGACAAAGGCAGGATAAGCAATAGCGTTTTCAATAAATTCCATTGTTGTAAACGTTTTTTCAGCAGCATTTCTATTGAAGAGAATAGCAGACAAACCCAAGGTCTGAGCATCTACCGCTTCTAACACACCTGAATCTATCGTAACGGATTTTCCTTCATCTCCCTCTCGAACTGTATGCTCTTCAAAATCAACCCCTGTCTGATGAACATCAAAATTTTTTGCAGCTTCCTTCATTTCTCTCAATTTTTCCATAGGGATACCCACTTCAGCGCAAGTCTGAATTATCACCAGTCGTCTCCCAATACCTCTTACCTCTTCTCCCCTTTCCTTTTCGATTAACCCACTGACTTCTTCTATCAGCATTTGAAGTTGATGCTGTTCCATTTCTTTTCCATAAAGCTTTGGATAAGACATTCGATATTCTTCCAGGGCTTGACCTAATTCAAAAAGAACATGGTCAACGGTATAAGATGAGTCCCGAACAACATCTTCTAGCGTTCGACGCCTACTTTCAGAGAAACACGACCCGAAGGATGAAACCATCCCTTCATTCGGCTCCCCGGCCATCACTAAACCTTTGCTACCAGAGAAATGACCGTTTCTCGTTTCCAAAATCGCTTTAAGATCTGGAATGAATCCTTCCTTGATATGCCGATCTATCATCCGCATCACAAGGGTCATTTTGTCAGTAACACTTGCAGGATCAACAAGATCTGGTGAAAGAATAGCCGGAAGAGCATTTGTCGTTTCACCCCACAAGAGTATTTTAGATGGATGAGCAGCATATTTTTTTTCCAAATCCTGCAAAATACCCTCATCTGCCGCAATAACCAAGTCCGCGTCACGAATACTCTCATTTGTAACAGGCTGACGTCTATGTTGAACAAAATAAGAGCCCAGGCCTATGGAATGAGCAATGTTAATGATTTCTTCTTCTAGAGAACTTCCATCCCTGGACCCACCCGTTGAGACGCCTGCTGATGAAATCTCTAAAGATGATAAGGTAGGATCTATGCTCTTTTGATGTTCAAGACTATACTGAATCGTTGGACTGCGATGAGAATTACCCAAGCACACGCAAAGGACTCTGAGGGGACCTTTTCCTCTCCGAAGCTCCTCATAGAGAATAAATTTTTTCATCAATGAAGCTTGAACATTCCTCAAGATTTCATCGTCCTTCAAATAGGACCCTACTTGATAAGCAATGATTAAATTCAAGCATTGCGAAACAACAGCCAAGCTTTCATGAGGAGATTGACCTGATATTTCATTAAGCCAGTCTTCATCAACAATGATTTCACCTTCACGAATTGCAAAAAATGTTCCACTCTCTGCTTGAACATGTTTAGCCTTTTTCCAAACAGCCTTTCTTAAAGGAGACATTAATATTTGAAATGAAGGATATCGCTCTAAAAGCTCAAACCATGGGCTCAGGGGCAAAGTGTCCAAAAGCTTTTCATCTTTAAAAGTCTGATGCCCCAGCAAGGGAGAACGAACAGATGAAGTAATGGGTCTTGCCTGGAGAATAAAAACCTTGTCTCCTACAACAGCAAATTCAATATCCATTTCTTGATTAAAATAATTTCTAATCGCACGGGCCATTCTTGCTAATTGAAAAAGATGCTGTTGAGTCAAAGAAGATGTATGCCGCTGGGAAATGGGAACATCTCGATTTTCAACACCTCCTGAAGACTGAAGGTAAAAAGCTTGATTTTTTTGAGCAATCTGGGCTGTTTGGGAAAGCTCCCCCGTTTCAAGATTCAAGCGATAAGAATCTACTGGAATCTCTCCTCCAACAACCCCTACCCCTAGACCATAAGTGGCTCGGACAAGCGCTCCAGGTTTCTCAGGCTGATTAGGATCCTGGGTAAAAAGCACTCCTGAGGCATCTGCAGCGATCATGGTCTGTATTACCACACCCATTTGAAGATGGGAAAGAAGCGTCTCTGGCAATATCAAATTTCTTCCTTGATACACAAAGGCCTCTTCATTCAATGCAGAGGCCCAAACTCTTTGAATATTTGAAAGAAGATCTCTCTGAGAAACACCCAGTTCGGTTCGATAAAGTCCCGCATGAGATTGCATAGAGGCATCTTCATTCTCATGAGATGAACGCACAGCAGCCAAAGAACCCTCTCCAATGACATGATCAAAAGCCCCTAAAATCTTTTGAGCGCTCACTTCAGAATCAGACCACTGTGTCCGTTCAATCACTTCTCTTGCCAAAGCTAAACGTTGGGATAATTCCTTTCCATATTTTTCGCTCCCCAGAATTTCTGATAGAACCCCTTTCAAAGAACGTCCAGACAATTTTCCCAAATGAAGTGTTCTGGCTAAAGTTTGGCCCAACAATTGCTCTTCTAAAAATTTTAAAAACACATTTGCAGTCACAATAAAAAAAGGGGCTGTTGGCAAAATCTGACCTTCCACTGAAATATGAGCCAGTTCCGAAAGCTGAAACCCCTTTCCTCCCAAAACGTTACGATTTGAAGATTGAATATCTTCTGACAATAAAACATCTTTATCTAGACTTTGAGCGTGTTCAATTCTCGGCTCACCTAATCCTATTTTTCCATCAGATGCAGGAACAGCCAAATCCATCCATCGGTCCAAAGTCTCAAGAAGAACAAGTTCCGATTCATTTCCATCTGGAAAAGGATTTTCAATAAAGGCATATACCAGGGCATCCATATAGAATCTTATTTGAAGAAAAGAAATCCATCTAAGTAAAAATTCTTCTTGAGAACGGGCCGTTTTTAATTCATAAAAAACTCTTCCAAGCCATTGACTGCGATGTTGCATCATAAAAATACTTGCCCACTCGGAAATTTGACCCCATTCCTCTAAATCCTTTTCAAGTGTTTCTCCTATCAGCCGCCACAAAGTTTTGTCTAAAGATCTATCTAAAAGATACAACATCAAAAGAAAGCCTTCATTTTTTTTATTCTTTAAAAGATTTTTCAACCATCCCCGAATTAAAGTTTCTGAAGGTTGTAAAGAGCCGATTTGATTTAAAACCGACATTTGAGGCGAGTATTGAGAAATATGAACATAGAAGCCTGTATTCTCATCTAACAACAAGGGATCTCCTGTTTCCCAGGGGATCTCCTCTCTTGAAAGGGCCCATGCAACAGAAACTTCTTTTCCTCTAACGATCACAGTAGAATGATTTTTGCTAGGACAAGCGTAACGAATCTGATAAAGCCTACCTTCTCGCCACTCCCCTTGAACAGCTACACTCAGGGTGCCCAGCTCTCGTGCAACAATAGCCGCATGGGAAAGCTCATTTGGATTGGTTGTCACAATTGACCCTACTTTCTTTATCAAAGGTAAATCTGAAGGGGTCGTGAATGGCACAACTAAAATGGAATCTCGTCCTCCCTGATCAGCCTGATCACGATAAACAATTTGACCCCACCGAGAAGGAAGAATAGATCTTGCCATCACAACCATAGGGGTCATGTCTTGAAGCAGTACAGGAGGAGGTCGACTTGTTAAAGAGGACAAAACTGCATCTATTTCACGGTGAGAGACTTCTTCAGGTTTCAAAATAGACCATTTTAATTCTTCAGTCATACGGCCCAAATGAAGAGAATTTAAATAGACAGGTTTAGAAGAAGTCCACTCTATCGTTCCATCCTTTGGAATGGAGACGGCACGAAAAGCCAAGGCAGATAAAACAACATTCGTCTGTGGATCCCTTAGACGAATCATCACAAATTCATCACCCTGCAAAGATTTTAGCAGTCCTTGTTCAACAAGATAAGGGCCCATCAAAAGAACAGGGTAAAATTCAAGATAAGCATCTAACGCTCTTGAAAACAAGCCCATTTCAACTGCATCTTTAGGATCCTTATCTATTTGGTCAACAATGCGTTTTGCAAAACGGGCTGCCATTTTTTTGGCTGATCGAGGATCCAACAAAATAAAATCAGCCATTTGGACATAACCCGCTTTAAAAGCCCGCAGCAAAGGTTGATTGTAATACTGATCCACAACGACCTGAGACATGTGAGCATGATTTGGAATAGGCGCCAATCCAAGACATGCCAATTGATAATTGAGCTTGTCGCGCAAGGCACCTGAAAATTCCATTTCAGATCCTATCCCATTCAAATAGGCCGACAAAAACAGAGTGGATTGCACAAAATCATCCATATCACTACCCACATAATATCGATGGCTTTCTTCTTCCCGAAACACTTCTGCCATTCTAGAAAGAGCATCATTAAGACCTACTTCATTTTCTACGGGATAGACTTTTCCAATCTCCACATCGAGATTATAACTTTGCAATATCATCCTCAGAACCAGCACTGTCAAGTGCTCCATTTTTTCTACCGAAAAAGAAGCCTCCTCTTTCGTTAGAACAGCTTCAAAAGAGGCCCTGCGTATAGAAACCTTAAAACCCAAACCTTCAAGAATCCGTCTAAACAAATCAATACGAGCTAGATTTCCTCCATCATCATCCCCCTCTTGATAATTGAGTCTGATTTCTCCACGCTCGGCCAGAGGATTTAAATTAACATGCATGCGTGCACTATGTTGGAAAATAGGAATATGAAGCCAAAATTCATTTCCTCTGATCACCAGAAGAGTCACAGCGCCTGTATCTCCTCCCCCAATCTCTGATTGCAAATGACCCATGGCATGCATGGATTCATCCAAAAGAGTCAAGATGCGATCTTCCATTCTCTGACGATATTCTGGAGTCCCCTCCGTGAGGTTAAGCATATTGAACGCCTTCATATACTTAAATGAAAAATTATGACGATAAGTAGAAGAATCTATCTCTTCTCCAATCGCTCGAATCGCTCTTTGATGTACATCATTAATCAATCCTTGAAGAGAAATGATTCCAGGCGGAAGATCGAAGAGATCCATTAACCATCGCCGAAAAACCTTTTGAGAAACCGTATGAATATAACGAGACTGAAGGATATGCTCATAAATACCCTGATTCAAAAAATCCCATGTCTGAAACCATGCTTGCATCTTATTCATAACATCTGGATCAACTGAACGGCTAAAAAGCAAATCCGACGGACCTTTTCTTGGATCAACAGATGCAAGATGAAATGATGTATCCCCTGTTTCAATTTTAACAAGGCACACGATCATTTCACGCGTCAGATCAAGTGCCTTTCGAATCTGTATTTTTGTAGTCTGAAGTCCTCCCGAAATCAATTTCAAAGCTTCAAAATTAAGATCTATCAAATGGTCAAATATCTGAAGTATTTGGAGCAAATGCGCCGTTTCAGCAGAAGAGAAATCACCTGAACGACCCCCATTTTCAAGCTGAGGCTTTTCCTGAACCGTTGAATCCCATCGGTCTAATTCTACAGCCGTTTGACGATGGCGATAACCATATCGAAGCGTACTTTTAACGAAATTAACATCTAAGACTCTTAAAAAAGCAAGACTTCTTTTAAGAACAGTGTTAATTAAATGATTTACCGAAGGTTCAATAAGCTTTTCAACCTTTAAATACCATTCTTGAAATGAATCTGTATCCATTAAAAGCTCTATTCTATCGATAACCTTAGTAATTCTCTCATCTTTACTCTCTCTTCGGAGTTCTTTTTTTCTCCTCCTTTCTTCCTCTTCCCTTAATACTTTTTCTTCCTCTTTTTTCTTTTTAAGACCTTTTTGACTTTTCGCAGTAAGTCGAGCTTGCAGCTGGCTCACCAACCGATCTAAAACACTCGAAGCAACAAATTCCAAAGGAACACCAAAGAGACTCTTCCCCTGAACAATTTCAACAATAGAACGTTCCTCTCTCTTACCTGCTACTTTAAAAACAAGATTTTCTCCTTCAACGCCTACCAAATCTGTGAATCCAGGAGGTCCATTCATGACCGCGATCGATGCTCCACCAGCCTTAAAATATTTTAAAAGCGCTTGAGCGAGTTCCTCTGTCATTGGAATAAACGCTTTAGACAGTCCATTCTCCTTCAAAAATTGAATTTGACCCACCCGAGAACTCTCATCTCCCATCACCGCACGTAAGCGCATGAGCCGTTGATAAGAAGCCTCATCCCCACGATGATAAAAGAAACTTTCCAAGCATTGAATAACACCGTTCCATATGAAGTGAAATATCATGGACCAGTAAAAAGCCCCGGATCCAGAAAAAATATTACGACTGAATCCTGGAATGACAGAAATAAAGGGAATATTAAACGCGAGATCTGCAAAGAAAAGAATAACGAAATCTGTGAGTGTCCTTTTTCCATCACGATGCAGCCACGCAAAAATAAAGGCATGAATAAAAAGGGCTAGATAAATATATCCTCCAATTCCTGGAATAATGGAGCAGAGAAAAAAAGCAAAATTCGAGCTAGTAAAAATTAAAACTGATTTAAAAATTTTTGCTTTGATACCGATATCGTCTCTCAACCATTCAGAAATAAGCTGTAAACCAAAAAATTCAATAACCGGGGCAAATTTTGGCCCCCATTTACGCAACAAATCGCTGGCCTCATCTAAACCAAACCCTACCCACTCGAAAATCTTTTCAACTAATTGATACGTCCCGGGCATGGTGGCGGTGATCAATGACAGTTGAGAACGAGGATTAGAAAGCAAATGGGCTGATACCTCCCGAAAACCATTGTCTGATCGGCTTAATTGTTCACTAAAAACCCCTAAGGGTCTGACAAGCAATTGGCCACGTTCTTCAGGAGTTAAAGAATGACTCCTCAATTCTTTTGAAGCAGCATCCCATAATTTCGCACCGCTCCACGCTGTATCATCTGTTCTGGTTCGTTGAAAAACTTCAGAAACTGCTCCTCTTGCCGGCTCACTTGCGACCATTTCCATCAAGCGATTTCTTAAATCCTCCTCTAGATGAATGTGCATTCTTGTAAAATTGATCATCATCGTCTGTAATGCTAGAACCTGATCTCTTTGGGATTCAGATGGTTCCATTTCAGGAGCAAATTTATTGAAATGGGCTTTTAATACTTCAGCAAGTGTTTTAAAAAGAGGGACCATGGCTGGGTCCAGACTCGAGGCAATGATTAAGTCGATTTCCTCTCTTAAAAACACCTGATCCATCCAGGTAACTTCATTTTCCGTTACGGGCGGCACAAAAAAACCAATAACAGCTTCAGCCTCTTGAAGAATTTGATTGAGTTCCTCAATCCAGCCCTCACGGCCAACATCAACCTTCAAAATTCTTTCCAGAAAAAGATTCATTTCATCAGAAAGCGGGCCATAAATTTCGTTGTCAAATCCCCCCAAGCTAGATCGTGTCTGTGCAATTCTAAAATCTATAAACTGTTGATCTTTTGGAGAAGTCAAAGAGAGTCTTTGACGCTCCAGAACCTTGACGCAGAGTGCATCTTCAATTCTTGAAGAGAGTTCATTCTTTTTCAAAGAAACATTCGTAAGTTTTACAGCACGATGCCTCACTTCATGCTTCAATGTACCTACAAAGCCAAATAGGTTTCTTAATCCAATATTCATTTTTACAATATTACACGTGGATAAACCCAATACCCCTTCATCTTCAGTCGTATCGATGAAGGTGTCATATCTTCGAAGATAATCTTTAAGGTGACCAATGAATTCTTGCAAAAGCTCTGCATGCTCTTCTGCGAGCTTCAACATGGGCTCTTCCGACAACTTTGCATAGACCTTTGCATCAGGTTCAAGAAGTAAAACCTCACTATTCAATTCATTCATGACGTGAATATCTTGTTTTGGACGTCGTCGATATTCCTCTCTCATCTCTCGCAATAATTTTCCGGCTTGCTCCCTGTCCTCCCCCTCCATCCATCTGGCCCAATTCGTGATCAGATAAAGAAGACTGGTTAACACACGAGGATGGGTTTCTGAACGCCAAAGTTCAAGAACGTGATCCATCACTTCACGTCGAAATTCCGGGTATTGTTCCAAGAAACTCGTGCGTAATCTCCCAATAGCACTTCTTCGAAGTCCAGGATGAAGAGAACTCAAGAATGGACGAATAAGATCAATGCCATCCGTCTCTAAGGAAAAATTAAAATTTTCGACAGCCGACTGAATAATAACTGCACTGGGGCGCAGAACATGAACACGATCTTGAGCCCTCAAATCTTTCATACTGGAAATTCTTATACTGTAAATGGTTCCTTGAAGAGGTGTATCCCAGGAAGGAGATTCTCCTCTTTTTAAAGGACCTCCAGAAACATCCATTTGAATATTAATGGAACCCGAAAAACCACTCCCTAACGAATCTCCAATCCTTAGTGAATACTCTGCCTTTCCATCTCGATTGACAGGTCCACTTAACTTGGAAAATTTTTGACCATTGATAAAACCATTTTCAATCCTGACTTCCATGCCTTGACGCAAATTTATTTCTCCAATTCCATTTAGAGTCCCGCTAAGCTCTTTAAAAAACAAATCCTGATCTGGATCGACCTTCCTTACTAGAGTTCCTTCATCGAGGGTAATTTCTTGTATTTCTTCATCTTCTGCCGCTCTCCCTAATTCTATCAGTGGCCTCAACCACTGATTAATCCTGGCTTTCATAGGTTCAAAAACCTCGTCCCAAGTTCCCATAGAACCATAGAAGGAAACGACTCTAGCTCTTTGATGAATGGAAGATAACTGTGGAAAATGTTCTTCTATGGCCGTTAACACTTCTTCAATGCGA containing:
- a CDS encoding PilZ domain-containing protein translates to MGFEERRKHFRRYFGEDERYFIEYKVLGKLIPKKEVALTLDLSAGGLLFRSADLIAVNSEIEFDLSLPHIKDPIHLKGRVVRVEPALKAGIYNIAVQYIEISENDRVAIDQFCTGKNPSK